A part of Legionella sainthelensi genomic DNA contains:
- a CDS encoding metal-dependent hydrolase: MDPVTHAALGASCAQALFGKYKKHIPWEVGALAAMAPDLDIFIHFKNDPMSLELWHRNFTHSLLFIPVGGILVALFFLCFSRYRACWKVTLCTALVGYATHGLLDALTSYGTMLLWPMSDKRISWDIIAIVDPLFTIPLILGLTWTIIHQDQKGVMLGLLFASMLLLFNSIQHHRALQSIQAFATQQKLRLTRIRAMPALASSFYWRVIAKNHQCLIIKEVHTPILKRSSIMSVAQIPLFSNLSRARFTPEQQYDLAVFSWFSDNYVVIAQQSPLILADGRYTLGNRPLYSLWGIEFLPGKEHITKLSSILLHNQCE, encoded by the coding sequence ATGGATCCTGTTACTCATGCAGCACTAGGTGCTTCCTGCGCACAAGCACTTTTTGGAAAATATAAAAAGCATATTCCGTGGGAGGTCGGTGCATTAGCGGCTATGGCACCCGATTTGGATATTTTTATTCATTTTAAAAATGATCCTATGAGTTTAGAATTGTGGCACCGTAATTTTACGCATTCACTCTTGTTTATCCCTGTGGGTGGAATATTGGTAGCTCTATTCTTTTTGTGTTTTTCCCGTTACAGGGCATGTTGGAAGGTTACTTTATGTACCGCTTTAGTGGGTTATGCTACCCACGGACTTCTCGATGCACTCACTTCTTATGGGACTATGTTACTATGGCCAATGAGTGATAAACGGATTAGTTGGGATATCATTGCTATTGTTGATCCCCTGTTTACTATCCCTTTAATATTAGGTCTTACGTGGACTATTATCCATCAAGATCAAAAGGGGGTTATGTTAGGTTTGCTATTTGCAAGCATGCTCTTGCTCTTTAATAGCATCCAACATCACCGCGCACTTCAAAGCATACAAGCATTTGCTACTCAGCAAAAACTACGCTTAACACGCATTCGTGCAATGCCTGCGTTAGCAAGTTCCTTTTATTGGCGTGTCATTGCAAAGAATCACCAATGCCTCATTATTAAAGAGGTTCACACACCCATTTTAAAGAGAAGTTCTATCATGTCTGTGGCACAAATTCCACTTTTTTCTAACCTCAGTCGTGCACGTTTTACACCAGAGCAACAATATGATTTAGCTGTATTTTCGTGGTTTAGTGACAATTACGTAGTTATTGCCCAGCAATCCCCCCTAATTCTTGCTGATGGGCGCTATACTCTAGGTAATAGGCCATTATATTCATTATGGGGCATTGAGTTTTTACCAGGAAAAGAACATATTACAAAATTATCTTCTATTTTGCTTCATAACCAGTGTGAATAA
- a CDS encoding DUF423 domain-containing protein produces MIHPTSESLMAKRFMVIGVLSAMFATIFGAFAAHALKTKFSAYQMGIFQTGVFYQFIHSLALLCAGMILCQFNSQIIRVSGWLFFAGILFFSGSLYVLSLTKIKIIGMITPIGGACFIAAWLLLAVGIYKTN; encoded by the coding sequence ATGATACATCCTACATCTGAATCATTAATGGCAAAGCGTTTTATGGTAATTGGCGTTTTATCTGCAATGTTTGCCACAATTTTTGGAGCTTTTGCTGCTCATGCTTTAAAGACAAAATTTAGTGCTTATCAAATGGGTATTTTTCAAACTGGAGTTTTTTATCAATTTATCCATAGCTTGGCTTTATTATGTGCAGGCATGATTCTTTGTCAATTCAATTCACAAATCATAAGAGTGTCAGGGTGGTTATTTTTTGCCGGTATTTTGTTCTTTTCGGGTAGCTTATACGTCCTGAGTTTGACAAAAATAAAAATCATTGGAATGATTACTCCCATCGGTGGAGCATGTTTTATCGCGGCTTGGCTATTGCTGGCTGTAGGAATATACAAAACCAATTAA
- the asnA gene encoding aspartate--ammonia ligase — translation MKQSFIEKQKQISFVKTFFSRELEQKLGLVEVQGPLLACVGDGVQDNLSGTEQAVSVRVKAIPDRKYEVVHSLAKWKRKLLGERDFQAGDGIYTHMRALRPDEEVLSATHSVFVDQWDWERVIDDQDRCLSYLKKTVIELYDAIKETEKAVSDLYGLNQFLPQYIHFVYTEELLALYPNLSPKEREREITRKYGAVFLIGIGGALSDGKPHDVRAPDYDDWSSVNEVGLTGLNGDILVWNPVLEDAFELSSMGIRVNEAMLKYQLALTGAQHRLDYDWHQKLISGALPQTIGGGIGQSRLVMLFLQKKHIGQVQCGVWPDEAIEI, via the coding sequence ATGAAGCAGTCCTTTATTGAAAAACAAAAGCAAATAAGCTTTGTTAAAACTTTTTTTTCACGTGAATTAGAACAAAAATTAGGTCTCGTTGAGGTACAAGGTCCATTATTAGCATGTGTGGGTGATGGGGTACAAGATAACTTATCCGGCACAGAACAAGCTGTTTCCGTGAGAGTTAAAGCCATACCTGATCGTAAGTATGAGGTTGTCCATTCACTGGCAAAATGGAAAAGAAAGTTACTAGGCGAACGTGACTTTCAAGCTGGAGATGGTATTTATACTCATATGCGTGCTTTAAGACCTGATGAAGAAGTACTAAGCGCTACCCATTCTGTTTTTGTCGATCAATGGGATTGGGAGCGAGTTATAGACGATCAGGATCGCTGTTTAAGTTATTTGAAAAAGACAGTCATTGAACTTTATGATGCAATCAAAGAAACAGAAAAAGCTGTTAGTGATCTTTATGGTTTAAATCAATTTTTACCCCAATACATACATTTTGTTTATACAGAAGAGCTGCTTGCTTTGTACCCTAATTTATCTCCAAAAGAAAGGGAACGAGAGATTACTAGAAAATATGGGGCAGTTTTTTTAATTGGGATAGGAGGTGCTTTGTCCGATGGAAAACCTCATGATGTACGTGCCCCGGATTATGATGATTGGAGCTCGGTGAATGAAGTAGGTTTAACTGGATTAAATGGGGATATTTTAGTATGGAATCCAGTACTTGAGGATGCTTTTGAACTTTCTTCTATGGGCATTAGAGTCAATGAAGCCATGTTAAAATATCAATTAGCATTAACTGGTGCCCAACATCGTTTGGATTATGATTGGCATCAGAAATTAATCTCCGGTGCTTTACCCCAAACGATTGGTGGTGGTATTGGCCAATCTCGTCTCGTGATGCTTTTTTTACAAAAGAAGCATATTGGGCAAGTACAATGTGGTGTTTGGCCTGATGAGGCTATAGAAATTTGA
- the asnC gene encoding transcriptional regulator AsnC produces MKDLENYQIDNLDKKILHALMKNARTAYAELAKAYAVSPATIHVRVEKMRQAGIIEGVHVHINPKRLGYDVCCFIGITLNHAKDYQSALKKLEDLEEVIEAYYTIGHHFNIFIKVMCQSIDALQQLLVNKIQLIEEIHSTETLISLQNPIMRSVTP; encoded by the coding sequence ATGAAAGACCTAGAAAATTATCAGATCGACAATCTTGATAAAAAAATACTCCATGCCTTAATGAAAAATGCGCGCACCGCTTATGCAGAATTAGCCAAGGCATATGCTGTAAGCCCTGCTACGATTCATGTACGGGTAGAAAAAATGCGACAGGCGGGTATTATTGAAGGGGTGCATGTACATATTAATCCCAAACGATTAGGGTATGATGTTTGTTGTTTTATAGGTATAACGCTTAATCATGCAAAAGATTACCAATCTGCGCTTAAAAAATTAGAAGATCTAGAAGAGGTTATTGAAGCTTATTATACTATTGGTCATCATTTTAATATCTTTATTAAAGTGATGTGTCAATCAATTGATGCGTTACAACAGCTCTTGGTGAATAAAATTCAACTTATTGAGGAAATACATTCGACGGAAACACTGATTTCATTGCAAAATCCTATCATGCGCTCAGTAACTCCTTGA
- a CDS encoding cation:dicarboxylate symporter family transporter, with the protein MIISSKGAAGVTGSGFIILASSLAAVGTIPVAGVVIILGVDRFMSGGRSLTNMIGNAIAALIISKWQKAINMKKVHEKL; encoded by the coding sequence ATGATTATCAGTTCCAAAGGAGCGGCAGGTGTTACAGGCAGTGGTTTTATTATATTGGCCAGCTCTTTAGCCGCTGTAGGAACCATTCCTGTCGCCGGCGTAGTTATAATTCTTGGGGTGGATCGTTTTATGTCGGGAGGACGATCTTTAACTAATATGATTGGCAACGCCATTGCTGCATTGATTATTTCAAAATGGCAAAAAGCGATTAATATGAAAAAAGTTCATGAAAAACTCTAG
- a CDS encoding cation:dicarboxylate symporter family transporter, translating into MYYAFFKQLYVQVILGVFIGILLGIVAPTLAVSFKPFADLFIKLIKMMITPIIFLTLVSGIAAMSDLKTVGKIGGIALIYFLITTICALALGLVVANIVKPGAGMNIDPSSLNISEAQSYLGKTEQINNVQDFVLNIVPETFFSAFVSGEILQVLFVAIIFALGLMSYGSKGKFILEGFEHLTKIFFNIIHAMMHYAPIAAFAAMAYTVGQYGAHSLLGLTELLLCFYLTCIAFILVLLGSVLYFVLGLNVFKVIQYFKTEIFIVFATSSSETVMPNLLEKLTELGCDKSVVDLVIPTGYSFNLDGTAIYLTLAALFIAQATNSNLPLDQQIFY; encoded by the coding sequence ATTTATTATGCATTTTTTAAACAGTTATACGTTCAAGTTATTCTAGGAGTTTTCATCGGTATTCTTTTAGGTATTGTTGCTCCCACACTAGCGGTCTCATTTAAACCCTTTGCTGATTTATTCATAAAACTAATAAAAATGATGATAACACCCATCATTTTCCTAACACTTGTTTCCGGTATTGCTGCAATGAGTGATTTAAAGACCGTTGGTAAAATTGGCGGTATTGCACTGATTTATTTTTTAATAACAACCATTTGCGCCCTAGCATTGGGGCTGGTAGTAGCAAATATAGTTAAGCCAGGCGCAGGAATGAATATAGATCCCTCTTCTTTAAATATCTCCGAAGCACAATCTTACCTGGGTAAAACAGAACAGATAAATAATGTCCAGGATTTTGTTCTGAACATTGTTCCTGAAACCTTTTTTAGTGCCTTTGTCTCTGGGGAAATTCTGCAAGTGTTGTTTGTTGCAATCATTTTTGCGTTAGGATTGATGTCATATGGAAGTAAAGGAAAATTTATTCTGGAAGGATTCGAACACTTGACCAAAATATTTTTTAATATCATTCATGCGATGATGCATTATGCTCCTATAGCAGCTTTTGCTGCTATGGCCTACACCGTAGGTCAATATGGCGCCCATTCTTTACTGGGATTGACCGAATTGTTGCTTTGCTTTTACTTAACGTGCATTGCATTTATACTTGTCTTGCTGGGCAGCGTCCTCTATTTTGTTTTAGGTTTAAATGTCTTCAAAGTAATCCAGTATTTTAAAACCGAAATTTTTATCGTTTTTGCAACCTCTTCTTCTGAAACAGTAATGCCAAACTTACTGGAAAAATTAACTGAATTAGGTTGTGATAAATCAGTAGTGGATCTGGTGATCCCTACAGGTTACTCTTTTAATTTAGATGGAACGGCGATTTATCTTACTCTTGCAGCTTTATTTATTGCACAAGCAACCAACTCAAATTTACCCCTTGATCAGCAAATTTTTTATTAA
- a CDS encoding amino acid permease, which yields MVKNKLKRSFKARHLMMMSVGGVIGAGYFLGAGGAIELAGPAVLIDYFVGGVIALLVTMLLAEMVVAIPVSGSFQVYARMAFNPLMGFLTGLTYWLAFLIGPASEAIAAGTFLHLWFPTIAIWKFCFLIATTMMIINMISAHFFGEIEFWLSLIKIIALLGFIILGLLALGVPMHHDLKPFTVSQFAPHGLNGIISAALLVIFAYGGVESLGTAAEESLNVEKDIPKVIKGITLRIIILYLVSTAVLIMILPWQQAGLSSSPFVDAITLLGGKQYGLVLGNIMNFVVLIAALSCIDAGIYATSRMFLSLAREGYFPKFFTYIHPHRKTPVYAVALSSSVLYLGALMSLYSSNAYAWLASLSGFGFLFSWLMIILSQPIIRKSIVSDKTDVLKWKAPFYPYTYYLALLLILAIFIGLLFSPEGRKILLAGLLWFVLIGIYYYAQRKG from the coding sequence ATGGTAAAAAATAAATTAAAACGGAGTTTTAAAGCCAGACATTTAATGATGATGTCGGTAGGTGGTGTTATTGGTGCTGGCTATTTTCTTGGAGCTGGTGGCGCTATTGAGTTAGCAGGCCCTGCCGTTTTAATTGATTATTTCGTCGGTGGAGTTATTGCATTGTTGGTAACCATGCTTTTGGCCGAAATGGTTGTTGCGATACCTGTTTCTGGGTCCTTCCAGGTTTATGCCAGAATGGCTTTTAATCCTTTAATGGGTTTTCTAACGGGTTTAACTTATTGGCTCGCGTTTTTGATAGGTCCTGCTTCAGAGGCGATTGCCGCAGGAACTTTTTTACACCTTTGGTTTCCAACAATTGCGATTTGGAAATTTTGTTTTCTAATTGCTACCACGATGATGATCATCAATATGATCAGCGCCCATTTTTTTGGTGAAATAGAGTTTTGGCTCAGTTTAATTAAGATTATCGCATTATTAGGATTTATTATTCTTGGACTTCTTGCATTAGGAGTCCCCATGCATCACGATTTAAAACCCTTCACTGTATCTCAATTTGCACCTCACGGCCTAAACGGTATTATCAGTGCCGCATTGTTAGTAATTTTTGCCTATGGTGGTGTCGAATCACTGGGCACGGCAGCTGAAGAAAGTTTAAATGTTGAAAAAGATATACCCAAAGTAATTAAAGGAATAACCTTGCGAATCATTATTCTTTATCTGGTTTCAACTGCCGTATTAATTATGATTTTGCCATGGCAACAAGCTGGCTTAAGCTCCAGCCCTTTTGTGGATGCAATAACCCTATTAGGTGGAAAACAATATGGACTGGTATTGGGAAACATAATGAATTTTGTGGTGTTAATAGCAGCATTATCTTGCATCGATGCTGGAATTTATGCCACTTCCCGTATGTTTTTATCATTAGCCCGCGAGGGTTATTTTCCCAAATTTTTTACCTACATTCATCCGCACAGAAAAACACCTGTTTATGCCGTTGCATTAAGCAGCTCTGTACTTTATTTAGGAGCATTAATGTCATTGTATTCATCAAATGCTTATGCATGGCTCGCTAGTTTATCGGGTTTCGGATTTTTATTTTCGTGGCTAATGATTATACTCAGTCAACCTATTATCAGAAAATCGATTGTCTCCGATAAAACTGACGTGTTGAAATGGAAGGCCCCATTTTATCCTTACACTTATTATCTTGCCCTCCTATTGATTCTTGCCATTTTTATAGGTCTATTGTTTAGCCCTGAGGGTAGAAAAATATTATTAGCTGGTTTGCTATGGTTTGTTCTTATTGGAATTTATTATTATGCCCAAAGAAAAGGGTAG